Proteins from a genomic interval of Zingiber officinale cultivar Zhangliang chromosome 1B, Zo_v1.1, whole genome shotgun sequence:
- the LOC121972353 gene encoding photosystem I reaction center subunit N, chloroplastic-like produces MATMNSTVLACTYALPGTSDSPPKLVVTPSFAPVASSSSFKLPVIRAQQVRAAAAREDVQREGRRAALVGLAAALLASAATTSSAHASVFDEYLEKSKVNKELNDKKRSATTNANFARAYTVEFGTCKFPENFTGCHDLAKHKKVPFLSDDLEIECEGKDKYKCGSNVFWKWSK; encoded by the exons ATGGCCACCATGAACTCCACCGTGCTGGCCTGCACCTATGCCCTCCCGGGGACCTCCGATTCACCCCCAAAGCTCGTGGTCACCCCTTCGTTCGCACCggtggcttcttcttcctccttcaagCTGCCCGTCATCAGAGCGCAGCAAGTTCGAGCGGCGGCTGCTAGAGAGGACGTGCAGAGGGAAGGAAGAAGAGCTGCTCTCGTCGGCCTCGCTGCTGCCCTCCTCGCTTCCGCAGCAACCACTTCATCCGCACACGCCAGCGTCTTCGATGAATATCTCGAAAAGAGCAAAGTTAACAAG GAATTGAACGACAAGAAGAGGTCGGCGACGACCAATGCTAACTTTGCTCGTGCATACACAGTCGAGTTCGGAACCTGCAAGTTTCCTGAGAACTTCACTGGCTGTCACGACCTGGCAAAGCACAAG AAAGTGCCTTTCCTCAGCGATGACTTGGAGATTGAGTGCGAGGGCAAAGACAAATACAAGTGTGGATCCAATGTCTTCTGGAAATGGTCAAAATAG